The Diabrotica undecimpunctata isolate CICGRU chromosome 3, icDiaUnde3, whole genome shotgun sequence genome includes the window TTTAATTTTTCATCTCTTGGTTTCTTGCTTATTTTATTGTCACTTTTTACCTTAGTAACTTTTTTAATCTGATTAGACGCGTGTGACGAGGGTTTCTTTACTTTTACCATGTTTATAAAAACAAGGAATTGCACCAACAATTAACTATAAAAGAAGCATGTAAAATATTAGGTTATGGTTTCATAATCGTTGTATGaacgaaagaagaagaagaagaatctcaaaTGACACCTTAATTACTTCACAGGATCGTAAATAATGTATATTGTTTTTAAGTTGCATAGGCGgagatatttataatttattacagGTTCTGAAATAATAgttaaaaagataaaataatttgctggttttttaattaaattttatttaaatcgttCATCAAATaggttaaaaatttttaattacacaaaatatatgaattttaatattaggattaatataaatttattttattttaaggttTTTCCCGTTACCTATCACATTTTTTTCATCCTGTCAATATTCTGTGAAAGTAGAAGTAGAGGTTATCATAACATAACCCTACTTATGGCTTAAATTTACAcaatattttctaatttttaattttgtctaGCTAGCACATATTACCATcactaatgcattaaatattattaaaataaaaaaaataagttaatattaaATAGATATTACAATGTACGATCTTACTATAGAAGAAGAGTAAGCTgcaaataaatactttatttatAAACGATTGATAACTATATGATTTTCAGGGCTAAAGTTATAGTAAATGATCACAAACATCCTTtaactaaaataaattttcttGGTCCCAAGCAGTTCTTTAAGGATACCTCCGCGGAAAGGCAGGAACTAGTAACAAAAAACTTGCAAGTTTTAGAATTTGCATTAAAACACAAAAAAGTAGACAAAAGGTAACTAAAAAAGGTATCACCAACTCATAATTAACCATATAAGAAATTTGTTATTTCTGTGTACTGTTTTAGATGTGCTAGAGCCAAAGCTGAATGGGTTGCATCTCTTAAGCTAGCCAAAGTAGAGAAAGTTGTAAAAGGACTTTTAGAGACCTTTGGTTACCAAGATAAAAGTGGAATTTATGTGTATCCTGAAGAAATGTTATACTTAGTTGAAATGGTATGATATGAAAACAAAGTCTAGTACAGCTAGTTATTATTCAGAAGACCTTTTTTAAATTAACTCCTAAAATGTTTTTCTCTGGTCCATACACTAGTttaaaattctttacatttttgaTAATATGTTGTATATTAAAATCAATGACTTGATTTGTAGAATAAAATGGAAGTTTTTGTGAACAATGTCCCACTGACTGTTCAAGAATGCTTTGATATAGTTCTAAATGTACCAAATATGACCCTAACCAAATACCAGGCTTATAAAAAACTTGTCCTACAAGGTAACAGGGTAATAAGATATACTGAAATTGTAAGGAAAAGAAATAACGGAAAAATGCCAAAAGAAAATTCAAATATCTGTGACGCAGATACCAGGAAAAGAAAATTAGAAGATGAAAATGATCAGGTACAAGAGAAAAGAATTAGGTCAGAAGAGTCGGATGATTCTGAAACTGACGAAAGAGCAGTTgaatatattagaagaatattcgAGAATTTGAGAAATAGTTGTCCAAAGCAGTATAGTTCCAAAGAGGCTTTAGAAACCAGTCCagattattgtgtatttataaaaaataacagcAGTCGAGTTGAATGGGATTTTAACTTGTATATATGGTAAGTTCTACATTTTTTGTTGTTTGAGTAGAATTTAGACAATAAATACCAACCTTTTTGCTTTTTAGTGAATCAGATGCCATAAACTGTACAAATAAAAACTCAACTAAACCAGAATTATATGCCATTTGCAGTGGTGACAATATAGCATTTTATAGAATGGGCCAAGTTTATTTACCACATCTTTGAAGAAAAAATAAGTGTGAGATGAAGAGTGTACCTACttactcaaaaataaaaaagggacaTTTCCGGGACTAATATTTCAAATGAATATACACAATGAAAACTTCAATTTATTATAATAGTAAATTATTCAGTTTACTGTATCTGTATATGTGTTCTAACCAATTAATATTATTGATAGTGTTTTTTGCTCTTTTTCTATCCCCTTTTTTCATTCAAGGCATTAAAATGAGACTATTTAAGAACAATTTACTGGGtccattcttttttattttgacataagaatGCCCTAACGCAGAGGCTCTGTGAAAATATCAAGAGGGCCTGTGCAGGTGTTTCTCACGAGTCTGTGAATTTATATTTTGATAATCTCCAGGATACCTTGAAAGATATCCAACCTAATTCCATAATTAATTACGACGAAACCTGTCTCAACGAGGGTAAGAAGAACCTGAATCCAAATTTTAATGCAAATCTCATAacaatgaaaatcacactccaaAATGGTCATTTACTGGAGTAAATGTAATAATGCAAAACATAAGCTTGTGTGTTAGAATTATGATTAGATGACAAGATGATTAACTAAAGAGTTCTATTTTAGTTCCCACAAATCACACTGGAGATGTCTTTAAGATGATTAGTTCAGTACACAATGTTTGTAATGTAACAAGTTGCAATAAAACAAGAATtacaaaatgtttgtttatttcaaTACCTTTTATtcaatataaacataaaaaacaacaTATTGCTTAAACTACAACAACACTATGAGCAAGAGATTCATTTTTAAGTACTTTTTTTCAAAATCAACATGTTCATAGATGTGTAAAATGAATGTTTACATGAAAATGTtaaatgtgtaaatttttttgaaCATATCGACATTGACAGTGAAATAACGAATTTTTGGCTTAATAAACAGACAGATTTTACTATTAGCTTTCCAAATACAAGACTGATATTTGGCGGGACTTTCAAATCTGTCATCAATTAAAATGATCTTAGTTTCTTGCTTTTAtcaacaaataaatatataacaaagGTATAACCGTCTTAATACATGCACTAAGTGAATTTTTATTTggagatattttatatttttaaaatggtGTAATCATAGAATTTTTCACACAAAAATCAAttcacgtcattcaagatttataacgtcagaaccccacagcgttgtcAAAACATCAGAACAGTTAATAATTGAGCAAGTTTCAAAATGGCCACTATTTAAGAATAAACTAGccaattggatttttaaaatgaagaaaataatcaCGTTTTCAAAACGTTTTCTTCActtttcaacaatgtaaaaaacGAGATATGTTTAATTCATAATAAAAGATcacataaaaatgtataattagCCACCAGCTCTCTACAGCGACTATTCAGTTGTTTTGGCATTTTTCAAagacaatcacaatacacaacaataattagtttttaaagctattaagctatatttaatatgtatatatagtcTAACCCGCCACATCCGGACAGTCCGCGGAACAAATTTTTCGAAGATATGAACGGCTCCGCGCCTATGTAGTTCTCTATGAAAGGGTGTATTTCTAGCGTAGTATATGACCTTAAATGACTCTCTACCGTTTTGACTTTCTCCGACTGTGGGTCTGTGTTTTCTCTCAGTTCTCGTTGATCGTTGTTtgtccatcgtttttgtggtaaTATGATATGGCcgagaaaaggaagaaaaatgtgtaacaaTGGAAAGAAAAGTTTTATGCGTTCAACAGGCTAGATGCTGGTGAAACGGCTAAGAAGATTGCTGTTGACATGGGTGTAGGGACTAGCACTGTGAGTGACTGGAAAAAATCtagaaacaaaattgaaaaatggTGCTCATCGCAGATTTAAACAACTGGGATAAAGAAACTGAAAATTATGAAAAACGGTCCTAACAACCATTTCAATGAGTGTTTGTATCTTTGGTTATCCAAAAGGAGGGGGCAGGGATTACCAATCTCAGGGcctatattaaaagaaaaagtggTACACTTCAACAAAGAAATTGGAGATGATAATGATTTCAAGGCAAGTAAAAAGGATGGTTGGAGTTGGAAAAATCGGTACGGTGTGCGGAAACTACAGATATGTGGTGAGAAACTGTCTGCTGGCCCAGAAGTTGTCGAAGTCTTCAAAAAGACCTTGCACAGCTTACTAGTACCGGAAACCAGCTTTACAATTGTGACGAAACAGGTCTCAATTATAAAATGCTGCCGACCTATCCTCTGGCCTCAAAACAAGAAGACAGTGCACCAggattcaagaaaaagaaaagagtGACAATTTTACTCTGCAGCAACGCTACAGGATCTCATAAACTCTCTCTAGGATTTATCGGAAAGTCAAAAAAACCTAGGGCTTTCAAAAACTTTAGAGACTTTTCTTCCCTGCAAGTTTTATACCGTCATCAAAAGAGTGATTGGATGAACAGTCTTCTATTCAATGAGTGGTTTCACAATCAATTTGTACCAAAGGTTGAAAAACATTCAGCAAAAAATAATCTACTGAGAAAGGCAGTCAGGTGTTGGACAACGCACCCTCTCATCCCGACCCAGAAGAACTAAAAGATGGCGAAATAAAGTGTCTTTTTTGCCCCCAAATGTGACATCCTCTGTCAGCCTATGGACCAAGGTGTTATAGAATCTATAAAACTTGTCTATTGACGAAAGTTACTGATGAACGAGAAAACGTTACAGAGACTCTAAAAAAGTGGGCATGTTGGATGTGGTGATGTCGGTGGCACAAGCATGGGATGACATAAATTCAACAACAATGGTAAGGTCATGGAGGAAGCTGTTAGACCACAAAACATCTGATGAGTGGACGGGAGAAAAACCAGAAGCAGGTACCAATGAAACTTTCAACGAAGAAGAGATCGCTGAACTGGTAAAGAACCTGCGGGGATGTGAAAAAATGAAGGAAGACGATGTTAACAAGCGGTTGAGTCCAGACAAACAGAACGAATTAACATAGGGCGATATATTGAACATGGTGTGCAAGAAGGATATATATATACTCAGACAACGAAGGGGATGAAAGCACTGACAAAAATCCGGTCGTAATGAGCCACTCCAAAGCATTCAAGTCGTTCGAAGCTCTGCTACGCTACGTTGAAAGTCAAGAAAATACTTGTGCAAGTGACGTGATGCTCTTAAAAAGGATTAGAGACATGGCTTCAAAAAAACGTGTACAGTGTGGAAAACAGCAAAAAATAactaattttttcaaaaactaatgTGTAAGTTTTGTAACCTTTTGTTTTTAGTATGGAGCATACAGTATGTATGTATTAAgtttataaacgtttaatttttgtttataagaacAGAAATACAACTTGAAAATTGATCCGGACGTGGCAGGTTATACTTTATGATTAgagtttattaaaattacataatCCGAATCAAATTGAGACATAAATGAAAGGAAACAAACAGAATTCTTACTACAagattgtaaataaaattatcgACAATGCTGTCGGCATTCTGGCCACACATTCAAATGTCATTTGAGTTTCGTTTACACCCGTATCACCGGCGTACGATTAGAagaattattttgaaattattaaactTGAACAATTGttgcataaaatttatatttttaataatacatgtttttgtatatttactattatttactcaatataattctaaaattgcCAACATAATCACGATTACATTTTTCTTTACCATGTTTACGCCTATGAAAGATTGAGCAACTCCGTAAGTGACGTTAGTTTGTATAAGTTGTGACGTGAAATGATTTTACTGTGAAAAATACTATACTTCCCAACAACACATGAGCTATTAGTTGTTTATCGTGAATATGacagtttttttttggaaaatatgtagatattttttgtttggtAACATATCGTCTGATTTCGTTGATCTTCTGTGCCCCACTGATTATAAATACTAATGAATTTTAGAGCATACTACGATAATTATAGTAActtcataaatattatttataaagtaTCTTCAAATTTACTCGAACGCATACTATACGCAACATTCACAGTTTTAAATGATTAAGATTGTcgcattttataaaaattacgaTTTTAGTAACGGAAATCATTTTTGTCAACAGTACTTTAATACAGAACTGATTAAAAGCAAAACGAGAAAGAGAAAACGAAGTAGACGATAAGAAAATGATAACAAATGTGTATCTTCTTTCATTTAAAACTATAAATGCATTCTATTTGGCTATTTGGTAAATATACTTtggtaataataaaattatttaatactcTTCATCGCAACGTTGGTTTAAAAGCAATCGATTAAAATTTGTGAGCAAACTGTGTTTGTTGCGAGTTGAAGAGCAAAAATAATTAACGATTGTGCGtattaactaaaaatttttagtttattataattcgtgtaatgttaaaaataaacttttggaaGATTTTAAACTCTAATTCGACGTAAACTGTCACAGAATTGAAAACTATGCGCACCTGATAAGCCTTGTTCACGGAGACAAATTCATGACTGGTTTCTGACTAATGCGCATGCGTACTGCATTTTAAGCGATCTAGGTGTTAAAAATATGTAACTTTGACAGAAAGTTTGATGTTCGCGGAGTTTTTCTAAGCGATACATGATCAGTCAGAAACATGTCCATTGGGTTCGTGGATTAGGGTACAAATttttagttagagtcagtcagtCACAGAGCAAGCTATGCTTACAGAAACTGTAAATTGTCAAGTTGTTTGTTTGTTGTTGGTTGATCTCAACCAACTGGTTAATTTTCGAAATCagtatttgttaaatattatattttcatggggttaagccacaattattggttgtgatgaaaatcatatttttaattaactaatatttgacgcttcgatttccactccagaaACCGTTCTCAAAAAGGatttttgtacaaattatgtaaaaatagcTATACCATAGCATTAATCAAGTCGTGAAAAGGTTGAAACAGCAAGACCTAACAATTGTCATTGGTgacttcaacgccaaagttgGGACCAGCAAAACATCATCTGCAGTTGGACCATTTGGACTAGGAAACCGGAACGATCGGGGAGATATATTGGAGATTTTTgcggaagcaaatcaattagtaataatgaacatgtggtttaagctacacccaagAAAAATGTATACCTGGAAATCTCCGCAGGATTCTATGGAAagaattgtaagaaatcagattgattacatgctagtaaataagaggtataggaacagctgtacatctgtcaaaacatacccggggacagacataaattctgatcatgtaccagttgtaggtattttcaaagtcagaatgaagaagataacaagtaagtcgatgaagtatgatgttagaaaactgaaagatcccaatgttcgactgaaggtgagtgaaGACCTCAATACGAAGGTGCTAAAATGCAGGAACTATACAGAAAAGTCTAAACATCAGACAAGAGACGACCAAGacgaccgatgaaatacttgaacttatggagcagagaaaaaaaaacaaagaaaatctccaagaatataagagaatgcataccatcgtcagaagaaagataagagaagccaaagagaaacaaaaaacagaacaatgtcaagaaatagaggagtatcagagtcgatatgataacttcaatggtcatcgaaaggtgaaggaaatagctggaaagttacGAAAatgcaacagcggaaaaatacagatgatgaaggcaatcttgccataaccaaagaagataaaaagaaagtatgcgAAGAATACTTGAAGAAACTTTCCACggccttagaacaatacaagaacccaccattgaagaaaattcaggtcgcGAAATCCTACCAGGATCTATACTAGATCCTATCTCAATAAAtgaagtcaagctcaataacctcaggtatgcagatgatacaatagtgttttcaataccatagaagggctgcaaaacttaatgaacaaaacaacggaaacaagtagaacatatggactggatctaaacaccagcaaaaccaagctaatgatcatcagcaaggaaaacataactggaaaaaaatctgtatgtgaaccaaatgagaattgtaCGTGTCTCACAGTATTAAAGCCAGAAACTCTagcaaaacttcaggcttttgagctatggtaatatagaaggatcctgaagataccatggacaaagtcaccaatgaagaagtactatggACGATatacacaaccgcggatttggtcaacatcgtgaagggccgtaagctgcagtacttgggacatataatgagaaatcaaggcagatataaGCTACTCTAGTGCATTTTGCAagataaaattgaaggaaaaagggccccggggcgaagaagaatatcctagcTTGCTAACCTAAGAGCATGGGATAGAAAAACCTCAACACAGTCATTCTGTATAGTAACCAACAAAGTcaacatagccagaatgatcgccaacgtccggaagcGACAGGCACCCTAAAAAGAAGATGTAAAAATGGGTATAACCAAagattttgttattggttatgaCCAATATTCTTGAATTTACTATTTCTTGTCTTGTTTGCTTATAATGTAAGCTGTACAGTCAAAATTACACCAATGGCGATACACTCGATTGACAACGTATTGCATTCACCAGATTTAGCCAAAAAATGAATATTACTGGATGAAacgtagaaaaaaaaaaacaaaaaatttaaatacagaagCATCAAAATTGATCAACGTGTACGGCCGGCTCCAAAAAGAGCAAAAgtaattataaaaacaaagttattaactaAGTATTACTCGTCAAGACTAGGAATGACTTTTCGAAATTTTAAGATCAGACAGAGAAAGTATTCGGAGAGAAAGAGATGGATGAACACCGCGACTAGACTACTATTTTTAAACTTAGTTCACTTCTCTAAGATAATTTCCGGTAATTTTTCTGCGCATCAAGTGGGCGTACCGATTGTAATTTTCAAAGTCGTTCCTAATTTTGACAAGTGTATTAGCGATTTTTAGTTAATACACACATATAAACGATATCAAAAAACACTATATCTAATGGTTACATAATCGTCCTTtgcaaaatttactattttcttttCAAAAGTAGCGTAATTATCATATATCTAACTAGCTATCTCGTTAAAGCTTTCGTAACTGTATTCTTTGTAGTCTAGAggtatacaattattaaattgacTGTTAGTAGTAAACCGTATCTAAATTCTACACAGTGCGGTAATTAGGTACTCCTTGATATTATAAGAGATATCACAAAAAATGGTTTACAGCATCACCACCAATAAAACGGGTAACATGTAGGTTAGTTGTTACCTTTTAAACGATCATTTCAATCtgttatatatggaaaaactagTTGGCGACGTGACATTAAGGTATACATACATGTTTTAAAATAATGGTTGAAAACTAGTGAAATACTTgtttctcattaaaaaaaaacagttgcgAGTACAATCGGTTTCAGACCGTAGTTTCAAACAGTTGCGCGGTGGGGTTTCGACCTAAGACTAACATACCCGGCGTGTTCAAAAAACACCCGGAATTTTTAAATTTCGCGGCTTTAGAGAATCCAAtcgtcaaatttttttttattatgctgGTATACATGCCGCTCAGTAGCACgaggaacgaaatcgactacatcataagtgacaataaacaaataattCAAGATGTAACAGTACTCAACGAGTTCACCACAAGCAGTGACCACAGAATGATACGAGCGAAAATCCAAATCAACATAAAAAGAGAAAGGAACATCTCATCTGGACACCcccattagatatcaaccaatatcaggcacatatcaataataagctactacatgaaacctccgagaacgatcttaacgacttgaataattgcatcataaacgcTTTACAAGTAAGTCACCGAGTGCActgtcctaaaagaaaatcagatagtaaaataagttCATATACTGAAACGCTGCAGGATCAAAGAAAACAAATGAAGCGATAAGAATGAAGACAGCCACACTctaagagaaatgaataaaactgtttcgaaggcaatcggtagagatttaaggaaatttaaaaccgataatattaaacgTTTTACGAGGAATTATACGGAAGTAGACGGGAAGATAAAACAGGAGTACAAACAGCCATTTTaaagaagatcatgaatcaaggttccgaactaatgccagagataaaggtagatgagattcgacaagctttaagaaaaatgtaaaataacaaagcaccaggagaggatggaattgtaatagaagctatcgtagATGGAGGAAatatgctattaaataaattaaggaaactatttaatctatatttgcagcaaagagaggtgtgcccaaagaatggaacaatgctgTAACCATCCTTTTACGTAAAAAAAGAGATATAACGGACCTAGAAAATTAGAGACCAATTAGCCTGTTGAACCAaatatacaagctcttcactaggagagagcaggcaggattccgatcaaattatggtaccaactATCGCCTCTATACAGTAGACattcattgaaaaatctatagattacaacaaacctcttgtcttcattttcatagactttcataaagcgttcgacacgatcacaatagacagccttatagaagcaatgaatgacagcaggattgaccataggtatagagaacttatttacaatatttagaaaaatgccactatgactgttaagatacatGATAAAAatcgaccaataaaaataaaacgtgggataaggcaaggagatacattgtcaccgaaattattagAGTATGcgtttaagatggtcaattgggaccacagaagAGTAACAGTAGAAggcgaaaagcttaaccatctccgtttcgcagatgacattgtccttatcacagataatttaggagaagtcacagatatgttaaatgaagtGGGCTttagaatgaacttgaccaaaactaagttcaTGACAAATATGCTCCCAAATAACCATTGAACTATTCAAGaaaaagtggtagaactggtggagaaatatacgtatttgggtcataaaataagaatcagcagggataaccaaacatgcgaaatccattTAGCGTGgtcagcctttggaaaactgcgagacacagtTAGGGCCAACacaccaattagcctcaaaagaaaagtatttgaccgatgcgtattaccggtcatgacctatggggagGAAACTATGAGtttaaccaagactacggcttcgaaattgagagtagCTCAGAAACGAATGGAatggtctatgctgggagtgacgttgcgggaccgaataagaaacgaagatatgcgaagaaggacgagtattgctgacgTTGTGGAACGTGtagcggaactgaaatggaactggtcAGGCCAtctagcgagaatgcatgacacgatggacgagcaaaattacaaattggagggcaagagcagacaaacgtagtagaggaagaccacctacacgttgggctgacgacatcaggcgtatcactaAAAATTGGGTACAAAGaacacaaaatcgtaaagaatggagtAGTTTAAAGGAGGCATATGTcaagcagtggacgtgataaataaaggctggatgatgatgatgcatGCTCTTAAAGTATGACAAAATTTGCAGCTGTATTAATTGTTTACCTTGTCTGTGGCAGCCACTAAAGTTCGACGGTTTTTATGACCTCggcaatttttatttatttaaaaaaatggatcaaagaatttgtattaaattttccgtaaaaaatacaataaagtgTAACAAACTGTGTGAAATGTTAACTAAGGCATATGGTAAACATGCTATGAAAAACACAAGTGTTTACGAGTGGTATAAGGTGGTCGGGAAGACGTTGGAGATGATGAAAGCCCCAGCACATCAAGAACCGATGAaaaatttgttacaaataaaacaaagtcattttttaattattaattaattatagtcAGGACAAAATTATACCGGCACCCcttctattttataatttttatccaTTAAACACATCGATGCAGGTAGACCTTATATTGGATCCTTTACTGTAAGAGTAAATTTTGAAAATGCTCACTTTATTTTAGTTGGAAAAAGTATAATaattacatttataaaaaatgtctAATACGGAATTTGCAGATGAAAATGGGCAACTGTTATCACCAAGTCCTCCTAGGAAAAGAGCTAAAAAGAATCACATAGATATAAGAACCAAAGAAATAATggttaatacatataaatgtgaaTTAGTAGATAATTATACTATAGCGTTAACGGGCATTCAACAAAAGGTTGCAGATAAAGTTGTTCGAAAAGTGTCTTCAATGTCATTAAAGAGTATAAAAGTACCCACACATTATCTGCAcccaaaacaaatcaaaatcgTTCAAAATCAATGAATGCTGCAGATAATTTTGATAAGTCAGCTATAAGAAGAAAAGTTCATCAATAGTTCTTCCGTAATGAAGTTCCTACAATTGACAAAGTCCTAAGAGATATAAATAATGATAATGACTTACCAAATTTTAAGAGAACCACGTTTTACAAACTCTtgcgaaaattaaattttaaatttcaaaaacgtGAAAGAAACAGTTTGCTACTAAGACGTGCATTTTTGGATTGGCTGTCGACAGgcttaaaaaatctttttttattattatcttttatATCACTTTTAGGAAAAGGTAAAAGATTGATAATCTTTGAGATCTAATGAGAATGGTTTTGTTTCAGATGCACTGTGGGATTTTGAATCGAGCAAAAGTGGAGACTACCATGAAAAGATGGATAGGAAGTTATTTGAAAGTTGGTTCCAAAAGATTTTACCAACATTGTGATGCACAATGCCGCTTATCATttcaaaaaattggaaaaaattcccATTATTGCTACAAAAAAGGCAGATATTCAAAATTGGCTTCGCTCAAAAAACATTCCATTTGAAGAAACGCTGTTAAAAGTGCAACTTTTAGAAATCGTTAAAAAACAAAGACGAATATAATAAGTACATAATAGATGAACTAGTAATAAGCACAAATAGAATAGTGTTAAGGTTGCCACCGTACCACTGCGAACTCAATCCAATAGAGCTTGTATGGGCGCAATTCA containing:
- the Tsen54 gene encoding uncharacterized protein Tsen54, with translation MYDLTIEEEAKVIVNDHKHPLTKINFLGPKQFFKDTSAERQELVTKNLQVLEFALKHKKVDKRCARAKAEWVASLKLAKVEKVVKGLLETFGYQDKSGIYVYPEEMLYLVEMNKMEVFVNNVPLTVQECFDIVLNVPNMTLTKYQAYKKLVLQGNRVIRYTEIVRKRNNGKMPKENSNICDADTRKRKLEDENDQVQEKRIRSEESDDSETDERAVEYIRRIFENLRNSCPKQYSSKEALETSPDYCVFIKNNSSRVEWDFNLYICESDAINCTNKNSTKPELYAICSGDNIAFYRMGQVYLPHL